Proteins encoded together in one bacterium window:
- a CDS encoding amidohydrolase — MILFRNSRLHTPPSESKNADLLIDDNGIIKTGRFESMPECMILENKFLLPGYIDSHIHLLEHGLLLLFLDLREVSRSHEVLEMLAEKLNEAQEHGFLYAFNLAPERLKESNWEPSSDELDRISKDIPIFVRREDGHSVYMNRAARRWLLYDQPIETANEPLIGRFNELAVERMQERIPRDIRVEAFKLADHDLLSKGVTSAGIMTGNDMTLDDVEIINSLGAGLKLTAHIFPQNKDIKRVCEYNLTRLGGCILIDGSLGSRTAALREPYSDAPGNNGILYFSKKELYQLVQSANDAGLQMTFHAIGDEAIELILNVYEKVIGKGNPLRHRIEHAELLPPDLIEKTARLGIILSVQPLFEIIWGWDTGMYSERLGERRRWTNPFSSAKKAGIKLAAGSDAPITTPDPDEGIKAFLNHPIKEERITVEEALQAYTSNAAYALHAENEIGSIKDGLEADLLVFDKDPYLTLDFRPKAVIKKGKLVSGLLP; from the coding sequence ATGATTCTTTTCCGCAATTCAAGATTGCATACTCCGCCGTCGGAGTCTAAGAACGCGGATCTTCTTATCGATGATAACGGTATTATCAAAACCGGCCGTTTCGAATCAATGCCTGAATGCATGATTCTTGAGAATAAGTTTCTGCTTCCAGGATATATAGATTCCCACATTCACCTTCTCGAACACGGTCTCTTGCTTTTGTTTCTCGACCTCAGGGAGGTTTCAAGGTCTCACGAAGTCCTGGAGATGCTTGCAGAGAAACTCAATGAAGCCCAGGAGCACGGTTTTCTATACGCTTTTAATCTTGCTCCAGAAAGACTAAAAGAATCCAACTGGGAACCCTCCTCAGACGAGCTTGACAGGATTTCTAAGGATATTCCCATCTTCGTAAGGAGGGAGGACGGGCATTCCGTATACATGAATAGGGCCGCAAGACGCTGGCTATTGTACGATCAGCCTATCGAGACGGCAAATGAACCCTTGATAGGCCGGTTCAACGAGCTTGCCGTGGAGCGAATGCAGGAAAGAATACCTCGGGATATAAGAGTTGAAGCATTCAAACTCGCAGACCATGATTTGCTTTCTAAAGGTGTGACGTCTGCCGGAATTATGACCGGCAACGACATGACTCTGGATGACGTGGAAATAATCAACTCTCTCGGAGCAGGACTTAAGCTTACTGCACATATCTTTCCCCAGAACAAGGATATCAAGAGAGTTTGCGAATATAATCTGACAAGACTCGGCGGCTGCATATTGATAGACGGTTCTTTAGGGTCGAGAACGGCTGCATTGAGAGAGCCCTATAGCGACGCGCCAGGTAATAATGGAATACTCTATTTTTCAAAAAAAGAACTTTATCAGCTGGTGCAGTCCGCGAACGATGCAGGGCTTCAGATGACCTTCCATGCCATAGGCGACGAAGCCATTGAGCTGATATTGAACGTTTACGAAAAAGTTATAGGTAAGGGGAATCCGCTGAGACACAGGATTGAACACGCGGAGCTTCTTCCTCCTGACTTGATAGAGAAGACGGCGCGTCTCGGAATAATTCTTTCCGTCCAGCCGCTTTTCGAGATTATATGGGGATGGGATACGGGAATGTATTCCGAAAGGTTGGGTGAGCGCAGAAGATGGACGAATCCTTTCAGTTCAGCTAAGAAGGCTGGCATAAAGCTTGCTGCAGGCTCGGACGCTCCCATAACGACTCCCGATCCTGACGAAGGTATTAAGGCTTTTCTGAACCACCCTATTAAAGAAGAGCGAATTACGGTAGAAGAAGCTCTTCAGGCTTACACCTCTAACGCCGCGTATGCGCTGCACGCGGAGAACGAGATAGGCTCGATAAAGGATGGACTCGAGGCCGACCTCCTGGTGTTTGATAAAGACCCCTATCTCACTCTCGATTTCCGGCCAAAGGCGGTAATAAAAAAAGGTAAGCTGGTTTCCGGTTTGCTGCCATAA
- a CDS encoding HAD family hydrolase: MSNKILEGIKAISFDFWYTIARYETEAEWGKQDRIRVEAFSRILRDYGIELSEEQIEVTLLEVGTECEAERLTSEIEVPSREVVSRILTRLGLRKRIAGGLSVLLRAFDEALLQVKVVPEANAMEVLAELKKRGYPLALLSNTSHGHIIRRIMDREGLSQFFSHLLYTDEIGPRKPNPKAFEIMLERLGSKAEETMHVGDRHELDILGSRRSHIRSVLYIPLGNCWQDGMPKPDFCIHNLREIIKDEGGEEGKEV; the protein is encoded by the coding sequence GTGAGCAATAAAATACTCGAAGGAATAAAGGCGATTTCATTCGATTTCTGGTACACCATAGCTCGTTACGAAACCGAGGCTGAGTGGGGAAAACAGGACAGGATAAGGGTAGAGGCTTTCTCGAGAATACTTCGCGATTACGGAATAGAATTGTCCGAAGAACAAATAGAGGTTACGCTTCTTGAGGTCGGAACCGAATGCGAAGCCGAACGACTGACAAGTGAAATAGAGGTTCCATCGCGTGAAGTAGTTTCAAGAATCCTTACAAGGCTTGGACTACGCAAACGTATAGCTGGCGGTCTTTCCGTGCTCCTCAGGGCATTCGATGAAGCGCTTCTCCAGGTGAAGGTTGTGCCCGAAGCAAATGCAATGGAGGTGCTTGCAGAGCTTAAAAAAAGAGGCTATCCGCTGGCACTCCTTTCGAATACCTCGCACGGACATATTATAAGGCGTATAATGGACAGAGAGGGTTTGAGCCAGTTTTTTTCCCATCTTCTGTACACCGACGAAATAGGCCCGAGGAAACCCAACCCTAAGGCTTTCGAGATAATGCTCGAACGTCTGGGTTCAAAAGCGGAAGAGACCATGCACGTCGGTGACAGGCACGAACTAGACATACTTGGTTCCAGACGTTCACACATAAGGAGTGTTTTATACATACCTCTAGGTAACTGCTGGCAGGACGGCATGCCTAAACCCGATTTCTGCATTCATAACCTGAGGGAAATTATTAAGGACGAGGGGGGCGAGGAGGGCAAGGAGGTCTAG
- a CDS encoding (Fe-S)-binding protein, whose translation MSKKETIGVFFGCTTTGAPELLKGLEGFLAKAKIAYLPLGKDICCGVPLLLSGYAEEAKTHAEKVADVLSAAGISRLVTSCPHCYAMFSCEFEPRFGIKLGFEVLHFVEFASELLDKGKLKLRNHKDARILYHDPCGIGRQGKGLFDEPRKVLRECVEIVEADRNRMLGTCCGGGGLLRASLPKLAVAAARRKIADDVLPKDVGTIVTSCPFCTLNLSDGAAEIEGKKLNVFDLPQFLSENMEER comes from the coding sequence ATGTCAAAAAAAGAGACAATCGGAGTGTTCTTCGGATGCACCACTACGGGTGCGCCGGAGCTTCTAAAGGGCCTTGAGGGATTTCTTGCCAAGGCGAAGATAGCCTACCTTCCTCTAGGCAAGGATATCTGCTGCGGCGTGCCCCTTCTATTGTCAGGTTACGCGGAGGAAGCCAAGACGCATGCGGAAAAAGTGGCTGATGTACTGAGTGCGGCAGGCATATCAAGGCTCGTTACATCGTGCCCGCACTGCTACGCGATGTTCTCGTGCGAGTTCGAGCCCAGGTTCGGCATTAAGCTCGGCTTCGAGGTTCTGCACTTCGTCGAGTTCGCGAGCGAGCTTCTGGATAAGGGAAAGCTCAAGTTAAGAAACCACAAGGACGCAAGGATACTTTATCACGACCCGTGCGGCATCGGAAGACAAGGCAAAGGGCTTTTCGATGAGCCCAGAAAGGTTCTTAGAGAATGCGTTGAGATAGTGGAGGCGGACAGAAACAGAATGCTCGGTACGTGCTGCGGAGGAGGAGGTCTTCTGCGGGCGTCGCTGCCTAAGCTTGCTGTAGCCGCGGCAAGGCGCAAGATAGCTGACGACGTTCTGCCCAAGGATGTTGGGACTATCGTAACCTCGTGTCCGTTCTGCACGCTGAACCTTTCGGACGGCGCAGCCGAGATTGAGGGAAAGAAACTGAACGTCTTCGACCTGCCGCAGTTTCTCAGCGAGAATATGGAGGAACGATGA
- a CDS encoding CPBP family intramembrane metalloprotease yields MPDNDAISQFKIFRWNPRWTDIAPFSMWALSGAVLQIARAGGSFAPLMLEWITPLLDLMFFVLPLLFIRLAEKQTLEYIGISKRRIGAALIMGLTLGLFLAWISVSRSLGSGQTLRFPPFLNFIAYLLGTFFHLLAIEFFYRGWIASHFERSYGFLPAVLGCGLLYGISPLFTWGMDVTLPSVYASWGFFWGGIFPYTLLMGVLLAAIARLTRNLLAPVLAMLPQMLLADLFTNGAANRISHPYSSIIGIVALAGIVAVVLWITQKKQPSS; encoded by the coding sequence ATGCCAGATAACGATGCGATAAGTCAATTCAAGATATTTAGATGGAACCCCAGATGGACTGATATTGCACCTTTTTCCATGTGGGCGCTTTCCGGAGCCGTACTCCAGATAGCGCGCGCAGGCGGTTCATTTGCGCCTCTGATGTTAGAATGGATTACACCGCTTCTGGATTTAATGTTTTTCGTACTGCCTCTTTTATTCATCAGGCTTGCAGAGAAACAGACGCTGGAGTATATTGGAATAAGCAAAAGGAGAATCGGCGCCGCTTTAATAATGGGATTGACCCTGGGTCTGTTCCTAGCTTGGATTTCGGTTTCACGTTCTCTTGGTTCAGGCCAGACACTAAGATTTCCGCCTTTCTTGAACTTTATTGCTTACTTGCTTGGAACCTTTTTTCATCTTCTCGCTATAGAGTTTTTCTACAGAGGCTGGATTGCTTCGCATTTCGAGCGTTCTTACGGATTCCTTCCCGCAGTACTGGGATGCGGTCTCCTCTACGGCATATCACCCCTTTTTACTTGGGGAATGGATGTTACGCTGCCTTCAGTCTACGCCTCATGGGGATTTTTCTGGGGCGGAATATTCCCCTACACGCTCCTGATGGGAGTCCTTCTTGCGGCTATTGCAAGACTTACCAGGAACCTTCTTGCGCCTGTGCTTGCAATGCTTCCCCAGATGTTGCTCGCGGATCTTTTCACAAACGGCGCCGCTAACCGGATTTCACATCCCTATTCGTCCATAATCGGCATAGTGGCTCTTGCAGGCATCGTTGCTGTCGTTCTCTGGATTACCCAGAAAAAACAGCCAAGCTCTTAA
- a CDS encoding bifunctional response regulator/alkaline phosphatase family protein, with translation MRILWIDDEIALLKPHIYGLNERGYEVETAANGPDGLELLKKKDFDLVLLDEIMPGMDGIETLTAIRAESEDILVAIVTKSEEEELVDSAFGKLADDFIIKPISPTQLGSVIKRLLERKKLVKDNMSREYTQEMASTDMPATWEQWVEAYRRDVRWELRFKRFGDEGLRVLGDEQRDQMRREFSLFIERNYPGWIKGEAGPTLSPAVLSKYILPILKSGREVVFFLFDSMRLDQFQVLLPFFKEYFDTKVEYTCSILPTATPYARNALFAGLYPQEIAERYPSYWVWDQKGQNRYEEELLRELLKRERTPASTLYLKNQRSQDAARDADTLISRNEKLKIFILNFLDALIHSVKPNTLLEEMVPSDYALVDMTRGWFANSIFPNLIETLSERGVAVVLTTDHGFLRVEHPTIIKGGREISANLRYKYGPALTVDPKDAVNLSDPRVYKLPGFSRQTNFVIAKRDSYFIYPTKPKEYEAQYKHTLQHGGISPEEMILPLGIFTPR, from the coding sequence ATGCGAATTTTATGGATAGATGACGAGATTGCCCTTCTCAAGCCCCACATATACGGCTTGAACGAAAGGGGGTACGAGGTAGAAACCGCGGCAAACGGTCCTGACGGCCTCGAACTATTGAAAAAGAAGGACTTTGATCTGGTTCTACTGGATGAGATAATGCCCGGCATGGACGGCATTGAAACGCTTACGGCGATAAGGGCGGAAAGCGAGGATATCCTTGTTGCGATAGTCACCAAGAGCGAGGAGGAGGAACTCGTCGACTCGGCGTTCGGGAAACTTGCAGACGATTTTATCATAAAGCCCATCTCGCCCACTCAACTCGGTTCGGTCATAAAAAGGCTTCTCGAACGCAAGAAGCTCGTCAAGGACAACATGAGCCGCGAGTACACCCAGGAGATGGCCTCTACGGATATGCCCGCAACGTGGGAGCAGTGGGTCGAGGCGTACCGCAGGGACGTGCGCTGGGAGCTTCGCTTCAAGCGCTTCGGCGACGAGGGCCTGCGGGTCCTCGGCGACGAACAGCGAGACCAGATGCGGCGCGAGTTCAGCCTTTTTATCGAGCGCAATTACCCCGGCTGGATAAAGGGCGAGGCTGGCCCTACTCTATCACCGGCAGTACTCTCAAAGTACATTCTGCCGATTTTAAAAAGCGGCAGAGAGGTCGTCTTCTTCCTGTTCGACTCCATGCGGCTCGACCAGTTTCAGGTTCTTCTTCCCTTCTTCAAGGAATACTTCGACACGAAGGTCGAATACACCTGCTCTATACTGCCTACTGCAACTCCTTATGCTCGCAACGCGCTCTTTGCGGGGCTCTACCCTCAGGAGATAGCCGAGCGCTATCCTTCGTACTGGGTCTGGGACCAGAAGGGCCAGAACCGCTACGAGGAGGAGCTTCTGAGGGAGCTGTTGAAGAGGGAGCGAACGCCGGCATCCACCCTCTACCTCAAGAACCAGCGCAGCCAGGACGCCGCGAGGGACGCGGACACGCTCATCTCTCGCAACGAGAAGCTCAAGATATTCATACTCAACTTCCTGGACGCGCTCATTCATTCCGTGAAGCCCAATACCCTTCTTGAGGAGATGGTGCCTTCGGACTACGCGCTCGTCGACATGACAAGAGGCTGGTTCGCGAACTCCATCTTCCCCAACCTCATAGAGACGCTTTCGGAAAGAGGCGTCGCGGTCGTTCTAACCACCGACCACGGGTTTCTCAGGGTCGAACACCCCACGATAATCAAGGGCGGCAGGGAGATATCGGCCAACCTCAGATACAAGTACGGTCCTGCCCTCACGGTCGACCCGAAGGACGCCGTGAACCTTTCTGACCCTAGGGTCTACAAACTTCCGGGCTTTTCGAGACAGACCAACTTCGTTATAGCGAAGCGCGATTCGTATTTTATATATCCCACTAAACCCAAGGAGTACGAGGCGCAGTATAAGCACACGCTTCAGCACGGCGGCATATCGCCCGAGGAGATGATACTTCCATTGGGAATCTTTACCCCGCGATAA
- a CDS encoding radical SAM protein, with the protein MNLKRAVEEVRLFSQGYPPVANLSVNTVCNQRCIICQRWQMHWQKESEKLTTNEIKDMVYQLVKDLHVKRFRITSTEPLLRGDLPEIVRYIRQFTGCNLITNGMAMTPEIAKELIKAGVSDVRFSVDSPDEMNDKLRGVKGAWERSRRGIEILKQAKEELGSPYPSIDIYAVLTRLNIEHIPDMYRFVAKEKLDGLAFGIVWENTTEAVGKTVFKGRQIARTHMIPVGESLKPSKSQVRWLRNEIVRMGLVDRKSERIKRILERLMGAIEGRHSLFRCPYHYFVNVDPVGNFIACTAMGEYSFGNIREKRARDIWFSREHHEFISRVGRDPFPVCSEICDAKDELYISSLKSEVRGLMMSLLYPLNLNSLKRQSQKNSL; encoded by the coding sequence ATGAATCTTAAGCGCGCAGTTGAAGAAGTGAGGCTCTTTTCACAAGGCTACCCGCCTGTGGCAAACCTTTCCGTGAATACGGTCTGCAACCAGAGATGCATCATCTGTCAGCGGTGGCAGATGCACTGGCAGAAGGAATCCGAAAAACTCACGACGAACGAGATTAAGGATATGGTCTACCAGCTCGTTAAGGATCTCCACGTGAAGCGTTTCCGCATCACATCCACTGAACCTTTGCTTCGCGGGGACCTTCCGGAGATAGTGCGCTACATCCGCCAGTTCACGGGATGCAATCTGATAACGAACGGAATGGCGATGACGCCCGAGATTGCTAAAGAACTCATTAAAGCCGGCGTCTCGGATGTTCGGTTTTCCGTAGATTCCCCTGACGAGATGAACGACAAGCTTAGGGGCGTGAAAGGGGCCTGGGAGCGGTCACGCAGGGGAATAGAGATTCTCAAACAAGCCAAAGAGGAACTTGGTTCGCCCTATCCTTCAATCGACATCTATGCGGTATTGACAAGACTGAACATCGAGCATATACCCGATATGTACAGATTCGTAGCAAAAGAAAAACTTGACGGTCTTGCCTTTGGTATTGTCTGGGAGAACACGACCGAAGCGGTTGGCAAGACAGTATTCAAGGGCAGACAAATCGCGCGCACCCACATGATTCCTGTTGGAGAATCGCTGAAACCCTCCAAATCCCAGGTGCGCTGGCTCAGAAACGAGATAGTCCGTATGGGACTCGTCGATAGAAAGTCCGAAAGAATTAAAAGAATTCTCGAGAGGCTTATGGGCGCTATAGAAGGCAGGCACTCCCTGTTCCGCTGTCCCTATCACTATTTCGTAAATGTCGACCCTGTTGGCAATTTCATAGCATGCACCGCAATGGGCGAGTATTCGTTCGGAAATATCCGCGAGAAGAGAGCGAGAGACATATGGTTCAGTCGGGAGCACCACGAATTCATCTCCAGGGTAGGCAGGGATCCTTTCCCTGTATGCAGCGAGATATGCGACGCCAAGGATGAACTCTACATATCGTCCTTAAAGAGCGAGGTTCGCGGACTGATGATGTCGCTTCTATACCCCTTAAATCTTAATTCCCTGAAGAGGCAGTCGCAAAAAAATAGCCTCTAA
- a CDS encoding Ldh family oxidoreductase, whose amino-acid sequence MPRLAVKPVRESVISIFEKLGAPRENAEITTDVLVASDRRGIESHGLARLGRYVGDIKKGAIDPKAEPQILKETPGTLMVDAKAGLGQVASVKIMKAVMQKAKKQGIASAVIRNSNHYGIAGYTAMMALKQDLIGMSVTNTAPLVVPTFGKDAVLGTNPVAIAVPAGREKPFVLDMATSTVPRGKLEVYERQQKKMPETWATDELGHSSTDPARVLKNMIERKGGGLAPLGGPGEESAGYKGYGLAAVVEILSGGLGLASMLTEIYGRKDSPPDVSHFLMAIDPAAFGKLDEFKSRMDSFIRMLKDAPKAEGEERIWIAGEKEWEAEERNKDEIDLDEPTLNKIREIGADLGVSIAF is encoded by the coding sequence ATGCCAAGACTCGCTGTAAAGCCCGTAAGAGAAAGCGTAATCAGCATATTCGAGAAGCTTGGAGCGCCTAGAGAGAATGCGGAGATAACGACTGACGTTCTCGTTGCGTCCGACAGAAGGGGAATAGAGTCTCACGGCCTTGCAAGGCTCGGACGCTACGTGGGCGATATAAAGAAAGGAGCCATAGACCCGAAAGCCGAACCGCAGATACTAAAGGAGACGCCGGGAACGTTGATGGTAGATGCAAAAGCTGGACTCGGACAGGTTGCAAGCGTGAAGATAATGAAAGCCGTTATGCAGAAGGCAAAAAAACAAGGAATCGCATCTGCCGTAATCCGAAATTCGAACCACTACGGAATTGCAGGATACACGGCGATGATGGCTCTCAAGCAGGACTTGATAGGAATGTCCGTGACGAACACCGCTCCACTGGTAGTGCCCACCTTCGGCAAGGACGCGGTTCTCGGAACGAATCCTGTGGCTATAGCGGTTCCCGCAGGCAGGGAGAAACCCTTCGTTCTCGATATGGCGACTTCAACCGTGCCGAGGGGAAAGCTCGAGGTCTACGAGAGGCAGCAAAAGAAGATGCCTGAGACCTGGGCCACAGATGAGCTAGGTCACTCTTCTACGGATCCGGCAAGAGTTCTCAAGAACATGATAGAACGCAAGGGTGGAGGACTTGCTCCTCTTGGCGGACCGGGCGAGGAATCCGCAGGATACAAGGGCTACGGCCTTGCCGCAGTGGTCGAGATACTTTCAGGAGGCCTGGGGCTTGCCTCAATGCTGACAGAGATTTACGGCAGGAAGGACTCACCTCCCGATGTCTCGCACTTCCTCATGGCGATCGATCCCGCGGCATTCGGCAAACTTGATGAGTTCAAATCGAGAATGGATTCGTTCATAAGGATGCTGAAGGACGCTCCGAAAGCGGAGGGCGAGGAGCGAATATGGATAGCGGGAGAGAAGGAATGGGAGGCCGAGGAACGAAACAAGGACGAAATCGATCTCGATGAACCGACGTTAAATAAGATAAGGGAAATTGGGGCCGATTTGGGCGTCTCGATTGCTTTTTAG
- a CDS encoding lactate utilization protein, with translation MSENGIQFNEYKRNIYKALKDKFLRTALERAVKSFRENRDKALQAFPEVVEKRKILQDVKDKVIDNLSEYTARAREALEKNRAKTYFAEDAEKVNELLKKIIGTGKTIVKAKSITSEEFEFNHVMTEHGNAVYETDLGEFIVQLLDERPMHILAPAVHVPRERTAEIFSKVAGREMPTDPEKLTMFAREFLRDKYFKADVGFSGANFITADTGTIFLVENEGNIRFATNAPEVHVAVIGVEKLMPSLSDAMLGLEVLMRYAGYLVTSYVSMISGPSKTGDIEKVIVYGAHGPKELHVIFLDNGRTKAAKDPVYRDMLRCLRCGACMYECAIYPLVSGHWGYRYMGGIGVPWTALVSGGLEKAAPLAYSCALCGRCKEVCPAGIDSSKLIERLRDDLKKEGLVPEFIRDMAETLIKTGTPYPKKEN, from the coding sequence ATGAGCGAAAACGGAATCCAGTTTAACGAATATAAACGCAATATCTACAAGGCTCTTAAGGACAAGTTCCTGCGGACCGCACTCGAGCGTGCGGTAAAATCGTTCAGGGAGAACCGGGATAAGGCCCTTCAAGCCTTCCCTGAGGTAGTGGAGAAGCGCAAGATTCTTCAGGACGTAAAGGACAAGGTCATTGACAATCTCTCGGAGTACACCGCCCGCGCCCGCGAGGCGCTCGAAAAAAACAGGGCAAAAACCTACTTCGCGGAGGATGCGGAGAAGGTAAACGAGCTTCTGAAGAAGATAATAGGAACCGGCAAAACGATAGTCAAGGCGAAATCGATAACGTCCGAGGAGTTCGAGTTCAATCATGTCATGACCGAGCACGGCAACGCCGTATACGAGACCGACCTCGGCGAGTTCATTGTCCAGCTTCTGGACGAACGTCCCATGCACATACTTGCGCCTGCCGTACACGTTCCCAGGGAGCGGACTGCTGAGATTTTCTCAAAAGTTGCAGGACGAGAGATGCCAACAGATCCTGAGAAATTGACGATGTTTGCAAGGGAGTTTCTTAGAGACAAGTACTTCAAGGCCGATGTGGGGTTCTCAGGCGCAAACTTCATCACGGCGGATACCGGAACCATCTTCCTCGTGGAGAACGAAGGCAACATCCGTTTTGCAACTAACGCGCCTGAGGTTCATGTTGCTGTCATCGGCGTTGAGAAGCTCATGCCCTCCCTCTCGGATGCAATGCTCGGGCTCGAGGTTCTCATGCGCTACGCCGGATACCTGGTTACATCCTACGTCTCCATGATCTCTGGTCCTTCGAAGACCGGGGATATTGAGAAGGTTATTGTCTATGGCGCGCACGGACCAAAGGAGCTGCACGTCATCTTCCTCGATAACGGCAGGACTAAAGCGGCGAAAGACCCCGTATACAGGGATATGCTCAGGTGTCTGAGATGCGGGGCGTGCATGTACGAGTGCGCCATATACCCACTTGTCTCAGGACACTGGGGCTACCGCTACATGGGAGGTATAGGAGTGCCCTGGACCGCTCTCGTGTCTGGAGGTCTGGAAAAGGCGGCGCCTTTGGCTTATTCCTGCGCCCTTTGCGGTCGCTGCAAGGAGGTCTGTCCTGCAGGAATAGACTCCTCTAAGCTCATCGAGAGGCTCCGGGACGATTTGAAGAAAGAAGGTCTGGTTCCGGAGTTCATCAGAGACATGGCGGAAACGCTAATTAAGACCGGAACCCCTTATCCTAAGAAGGAGAATTGA
- a CDS encoding zinc ribbon domain-containing protein, which produces MDSTNICLAFVALIIAVASFVSTVYASYLLGKREDKGTLGFLLGFFMGWLGLLIMCMITRDAHSPEGKKTLSPELVSLHSCGACGKPTPATAHFCSNCGQRLNTPRDPSYDTPILSSWNQNSTQNVRCSRCRSASPPGSNFCIHCGQHAG; this is translated from the coding sequence ATGGATTCGACGAATATTTGTCTGGCATTCGTTGCATTGATTATAGCGGTCGCGTCGTTCGTAAGCACAGTTTATGCATCTTACCTTCTGGGGAAAAGGGAGGATAAAGGTACTCTTGGATTCCTGCTTGGTTTCTTCATGGGCTGGCTTGGATTGCTCATCATGTGCATGATAACGAGGGATGCACACTCACCTGAGGGGAAAAAGACACTTTCTCCAGAACTTGTTTCGCTGCATAGCTGCGGCGCATGCGGAAAACCCACTCCTGCAACAGCGCATTTCTGTTCTAACTGCGGACAAAGATTGAACACGCCTCGCGATCCGTCCTACGACACACCGATACTTTCAAGCTGGAATCAGAATTCTACCCAGAATGTTCGCTGCTCGAGATGCCGCAGCGCGTCTCCACCCGGTTCAAATTTCTGCATACACTGCGGTCAGCATGCCGGTTAG